CTACTGATGTTCCGCCAAATTTTTGAACTACAATGCCCATGTCTCTTTCTTTCTCTTTTTTATTTATTTTTCTTTTTTCCAATGTCTCAAAATACGACTTTAAGTTGAAAAATTAATTCAATTTAAATTATATTACACCCATTATTCTTTAATTGTAACAAATTATAAATAAATAATTATTAATTTTCAAAATCGATAATATCGTTTAAACTCTTATCGCTTCCAAGTTTTGTTAAACTTTTATTCAGATAAATATGAATAAGTTCCTTTTTTTCGGGGTATTCATTGTTTAATCTTCTGAATTCATGTTCAAAAACTTCAAAATCGCCTTGTTTAGCTTTTATATAAGCAATATTAGCTAAGCTGTCAATATGATCAGGCTCGATTTCAATAACTTTATTGAAAAAATCCGCTGCCTGCGCTAAATAATTATCATCATTATAATAATCAGACATTTCAAGATAAGTTCCTCCCAGAAGAAAAAGAGCCGGAACGAAATTCGGAACTTTAAAAAGCACTTCATAAAAGACAGGCAGTGCTTCATCAAAATTTTTCAGTCTTATTAAAGCTTCACCTTTGCCAATATATGCAGGCAGTAGGTCAGATTTAATTTTTAAGGCATTATTAAATTTTTCTATTGCATCTTTCAAGGCCTTATTGTCTTTAGAAAGAATTATTCCGTAAATCATGCATACCTGTGCTGAATTCGGTGCTATTTTATAAGCTCTTCTTATTTTTCTTATTGCTTCTTTTTCATTTCCGATTTCATTAAGAGCCACAGCATAACCAACATGAGCATCCAGATGGTCGGGATCTTCGTTTATAGCTTTTTGATAGTACTCTATCGCGCTGTTATAATCGTTTAAGAGGCTATAAGCTGACGCTATCAAGTAATTTGCGTCCGTTTTTTTTAAATTAAATTTTGAAGCTTCTTTGTATCTTTCTATAGCAAGTGAGTTATTGCCTTTAAGGCTTGCGATACTACCTAATTTGATATAAGCGTCTATATAACGCGAATCTTTTTCGATTAAAGTGAGAAGCATTTCTTCAGCTTTGTCTAACTCGCCTGTTTCCGCAAGAGAAAGAGCCAGATAATACATTGCCTGTGTTTGATCAGGTTTGATTTCAATTGATTTATTAAGCTTATTGATTACTTCAAAATGTTCGCCGTATTTTTGAAGTGTAATTCCCCAACAAAGATAAAGCTGTGCATTTTCAGGGTTTATTTTTTCAGCAATTTTATAATATTCGATAGCTTTATCATACTTTTTCATTTCAGTTAAAATTTCAGCCATGTTAAGCTGAAAATCTATTTTTGACGGAATCATATCTACAGCCATTTTGCCTTTTTCATAGGCTTCTTCAAGCCGTTTCCGCTTTAAAAGAGACATAGACCAATAATACCAGGCATCAGGATTATTAGGATGAATTTTTGTGCATAAAACAAATTTTTCTATAGCTTCTTCATCTCTTTCCAACTCAACCAGTACTACTCCCCAGAGGAAAAGTGCCTGATGAGATCTCGGGCTGAGAGTTATAGCTTTTTTAAATTTTGTTTCCGCAAGTTGCTTTTGATTTTGCCTTGCAAGAGCGATTCCCCAATTAACATAAATTTCGGCATTTTTAGAATTTAAATCAAGCGCTTTTTGATACATTTCTTCTGCCTGTTGAAATTTTCCTGTTTCAACGAGGGCGGCTCCCCATAAAGCATAAGATTTTGTGCATTTCGGATCAATTTGTAATGCTTTTCTGAACTTTTCTATAGCTTCATCATATTTTCCCTGTGTAGCAAGGGCTATTCCCCAGTTATTAAAGCTTTCCGGCGTTTTGGGGATCATATAGGTTGATGATTCAAATTTTTCCATTGCCTTATCTACTTCTCCGGAATTTGCAAGATAAATTCCCCAGTTGACAAAGGCTCTGGAAGGTATAACAACTTCTTTTGTAACCGCTTTATAGCTGGAAATCGAATTATTAAATTTTAAAACTTTGTCGACAAATTTTTTTATAAATTTTAACATCCACTCCACTCGGATTTTTGTATTATTATTGTTTATAGCTATATAAATAAAATTAATTAACTTGAATTGCCAGATAGTTGAAATCCACATTAATATTGGTATTGTCATTCTGAGGGCTTTAGTCCGAAGAATCTGTCCAAAAAAGTATTTAAGCTTAAAACCCAAAAGGGACAGATGTTTCGCTTTGCTCAACATGACAATAAAAAAATTAATTGGCAATTGGAGTTAATTAATAATTTGAATTAAACAAAATTATATCAGAAAAGTATCCCCTTTTTAAATTTTCATGGAGCTATATAAATTAAAATGACAAAAAAAATTCTTGAAATAAAAGATATAGGATTTGTTCATTTTTACAAAATCAAAAATGCCAAAAATTTAAGAATTATCCTTAAACCAAACAGACCACCAAGAATTACAGTTCCGGCAAGAGTGCCATTTCAAACTGCGGAAGATTTTTTACACTCAAAAATACTCTGGCTTAAAGAAAATTTTGAAAAAATAAAGCAGCTGGAAAACAAAAACACTGTTTTTGATGAAAATAGCGAGTTTAAAACCAGAGAGCATACTTTAAATATAAAAAGGCATGCTTTAGATTCCTTCAAATACAAAATAAAAGACGGTCTTCTGGAATTTTATTGTCCTGTCGGTTGTGATATAAAAACTTCGCCCGTTCAAAAATTAATAGCACTTGCTATAATAGAAACTTTACGGCTTGAGGCTAAAAATTATCTCCCTGAAAAAGTCAAAGAACTTTCTCAAAAATATAATTTGAGCTATAAAAAAGTTTTTATTAAAAATTTGAAATCCCGATGGGGAAGCTGCTCTTCTAAAAATAACATTAACCTGAATCTTCATCTTATGCGGTTGCCCGAAAAACTTATTGATTATGTTATTTTGCATGAATTGGCGCATACAAAAGAAAAAAATCATGGCAAAAACTTCTGGAGTTTATTAAGTTCTTTTGTTCCGGAAGCAAAGGAACTTAATAAAGAACTTAAAAATCATTCTATAAATCTATAGGATTTAAAGGCTCCTTTGACAAGGCTGTTTTGATTTTAACAGGACAGTTTC
This is a stretch of genomic DNA from bacterium. It encodes these proteins:
- a CDS encoding tetratricopeptide repeat protein, producing MLKFIKKFVDKVLKFNNSISSYKAVTKEVVIPSRAFVNWGIYLANSGEVDKAMEKFESSTYMIPKTPESFNNWGIALATQGKYDEAIEKFRKALQIDPKCTKSYALWGAALVETGKFQQAEEMYQKALDLNSKNAEIYVNWGIALARQNQKQLAETKFKKAITLSPRSHQALFLWGVVLVELERDEEAIEKFVLCTKIHPNNPDAWYYWSMSLLKRKRLEEAYEKGKMAVDMIPSKIDFQLNMAEILTEMKKYDKAIEYYKIAEKINPENAQLYLCWGITLQKYGEHFEVINKLNKSIEIKPDQTQAMYYLALSLAETGELDKAEEMLLTLIEKDSRYIDAYIKLGSIASLKGNNSLAIERYKEASKFNLKKTDANYLIASAYSLLNDYNSAIEYYQKAINEDPDHLDAHVGYAVALNEIGNEKEAIRKIRRAYKIAPNSAQVCMIYGIILSKDNKALKDAIEKFNNALKIKSDLLPAYIGKGEALIRLKNFDEALPVFYEVLFKVPNFVPALFLLGGTYLEMSDYYNDDNYLAQAADFFNKVIEIEPDHIDSLANIAYIKAKQGDFEVFEHEFRRLNNEYPEKKELIHIYLNKSLTKLGSDKSLNDIIDFEN
- a CDS encoding SprT family zinc-dependent metalloprotease, which produces MTKKILEIKDIGFVHFYKIKNAKNLRIILKPNRPPRITVPARVPFQTAEDFLHSKILWLKENFEKIKQLENKNTVFDENSEFKTREHTLNIKRHALDSFKYKIKDGLLEFYCPVGCDIKTSPVQKLIALAIIETLRLEAKNYLPEKVKELSQKYNLSYKKVFIKNLKSRWGSCSSKNNINLNLHLMRLPEKLIDYVILHELAHTKEKNHGKNFWSLLSSFVPEAKELNKELKNHSINL